A genomic window from Solanum stenotomum isolate F172 chromosome 10, ASM1918654v1, whole genome shotgun sequence includes:
- the LOC125878497 gene encoding uncharacterized protein LOC125878497, with the protein MATRARETAPAGKEKRGTSPIHHQRSITNTSKTTSPVRKQVDPTSTTSSLNKNVPSYLKPTITQAKKSASSSDLHNTHSTKTSNLARRRSFDNKPPLHSSSPKTRISPSPKERIPRSSSSLSTKTSTSQKPLLDRLSKTTTSKDAIGKQRSAGLNSRPVTKKKTTTTRKHDSASGSTTKASVTANSPDIAQNVISHEGEQSEPEDHQELTTHETEKEMTISDNEMIADSDGGEHENENENENENENENDSATEDHIEELSNENVNSAELEDINAPDESATLVENPEIKIEETEEINNEPSEPDSSDKEKEETIINATEENQESKEEDEETNQEKETPMVEETENLSPNQVEVGVEESTEAEPVKNTNVASSKSLHHVVQGKYIESVVSNNVIEETASKLREQRKNKVRALAGAFETVISRQDHK; encoded by the coding sequence ATGGCAACAAGAGCAAGAGAGACAGCTCCTGCAGGGAAGGAGAAGAGAGGAACATCACCAATACATCACCAAAGAAGTATAACAAACACATCAAAAACAACATCACCTGTTAGAAAACAAGTTGATCCAACATCAACAACTAGTTCTTTAAACAAGAATGTTCCTAGCTACCTCAAACCAACAATTACTCAAGCTAAGAAGTCTGCATCTTCAAGTGACCTGCACAACACTCACAGTACCAAAACTTCTAATCTAGCTCGAAGAAGATCATTCGATAATAAGCCTCCCCTGCATTCTTCCTCACCAAAAACCAGAATTTCCCCTAGTCCTAAGGAGAGAATTCCTCGCTCATCGTCTTCTTTATCAACCAAGACTTCCACTTCTCAGAAACCCCTTTTGGATAGATTATCAAAAACTACTACTAGTAAGGATGCCATTGGCAAACAACGCAGTGCTGGCCTGAATTCTAGGCCAGTGACCAAAAAGAAGACGACCACAACCAGGAAGCATGATAGTGCTAGTGGTTCAACTACAAAAGCATCAGTAACAGCAAATTCTCCAGATATAGCTCAGAATGTCATTTCTCATGAGGGTGAACAGTCAGAGCCAGAGGATCATCAAGAACTAACAACTCACGAAACTGAAAAGGAAATGACCATAAGTGACAACGAAATGATTGCTGATTCTGATGGAGGGGAGCATGAGAATGAGAATGAGAATGAGAAtgagaatgaaaatgaaaatgattcaGCCACAGAGGATCATATTGAAGAGCTTAGTAATGAAAATGTAAACAGTGCTGAATTGGAGGACATCAACGCTCCAGATGAATCAGCCACACTGGTGGAAAATCCAgaaatcaaaattgaagaaacaGAAGAAATCAACAATGAGCCTAGCGAACCTGATTCATCAgataaggaaaaagaagaaaccaTTATAAATGCAACAGAGGAGAATCAAGAATCGAAAGAGGAGGACGAAGAAACAAACCAAGAGAAAGAAACTCCCATGGTAGAAGAAACTGAAAATCTCAGTCCCAATCAAGTTGAAGTCGGTGTAGAAGAAAGTACAGAAGCAGAACCAGTGAAAAATACGAATGTTGCATCATCAAAATCTCTACATCATGTGGTGCAAGGTAAGTATATTGAATCTGTGGTTTCAAATAATGTAATTGAAGAGACTGCAAGCAAACTTAGGGAGCAAAGGAAGAACAAAGTGAGAGCACTGGCTGGTGCTTTTGAAACTGTCATCTCCCGGCAAGACCACAAATGA
- the LOC125878493 gene encoding uncharacterized protein LOC125878493 isoform X1, producing the protein MDVYSGKRAKNGLVAPRRGLRDTADSRDEDVQLRSRLECSGRLNHLKSSCVGTKEKSRSFKPTSNASNGKDVVGSSSRTSSVLSVRNAREGSHIKSFSQVGNDQSEISSLNGVPEVTEQIQSSPEYQLNISSAARDTRSSKARSTEARHSSGTSSGKPRKIVCHKSGSYNQHTPMHASVSSQSKAIDSGKRPCSSGAGYGLRNLKCKSISDVLPNNCSTSESRFSRRDMVKRRNTEGESSSSAKGKKNTKASQREKHVTRQTRGISISESRSGRNLDYSVNNHALSVQTRRSMNVNSRFRGPVQDSLQTESSGLVQSLHRPETPDLNLESSSQLFTDGSSSSDFSSYSFPGNDIDDLPSVVPFTSAELGINRLMNHQALQRYNMDGVAQVLLALERMEADEELTYEQLLALETNLLFSGLNFFDQHRDMRLDIDSMSYEELLALEERMGTVSTALPEEAVSKCLQRSIYQGMHSELGAFGGDGDEAEIKCSICQEDYVIGDEIGKLECKHGYHMECVQQWLKHKNWCPICKTSAAASSKLTTAPS; encoded by the exons ATGGATGTATATTCTGGCAAAAGAGCTAAAAATGGGCTTGTCGCGCCCAGAAGAGGTTTAAGGGATACTGCTGATAGCAGAGATGAAGATGTTCAGCTGCGCTCACGGCTTGAATGCAGTGGCCGGCTCAACCATTTGAAGAGCAGCTGTGTTGGAACTAAAGAGAAATCCAGATCATTTAAACCTACTTCTAATGCTTCGAATGGGAAGGATGTGGTTGGGAGTTCATCTAGGACATCTTCAGTGCTGAGTGTAAGAAACGCACGCGAGGGATCTCACATAAAATCTTTCTCTCAAGTTGGAAATGATCAGTCAGAAATTAGCTCTTTGAATGGTGTGCCAGAAGTTACAGAACAAATTCAGTCTTCGCCAGAGTATCAACTCAATATTAGTTCAGCAGCGAGAGACACTAGATCAAGCAAAGCTAGATCGACAGAAGCAAGACACTCTAGTGGAACATCCAGTGGTAAACCTCGTAAAATAGTTTGTCACAAGTCTGGTTCTTACAATCAACATACTCCAATGCATGCCTCTGTTTCTTCACAATCTAAAGCCATTGATTCTGGAAAGCGGCCCTGTAGCAGTGGGGCTGGATATGGGTTGAGAAATCTAAAATGTAAGTCCATATCAGATGTCCTCCCAAATAATTGTTCGACATCGGAATCAAGATTTAGTAGAAGGGACATggtaaaaagaagaaataccgAAGGTGAAAGTAGTTCATCTGCTAAAGGGAAGAAAAATACCAAGGCTTCACAGAGAGAAAAGCATGTCACTCGTCAAACTCGTGGAATCTCCATCTCTGAGTCAAGAAGTGGCAGAAATTTGGATTATAGTGTGAATAATCATGCTTTGTCAGTTCAGACCCGCAGGTCAATGAATGTGAATTCTAGGTTTAGGGGTCCAGTACAAGATTCATTGCAAACTGAGTCCTCTGGCTTAGTCCAAAGTTTACATCGGCCTGAAACGCCAGATCTCAATCTGGAGTCATCAAGCCAATTGTTCACAGATGGCTCTTCATCAAGTGATTTTAGTTCTTATAGTTTTCCTGGAAATGATATTGATGATTTACCCAGTGTAGTGCCCTTCACTTCTGCCGAACTAGGTATTAACCGATTAATGAACCACCAAGCCTTACAGCGATATAACATGGATGGAGTTGCTCAG GTATTATTGGCACTTGAGAGAATGGAAGCAGATGAAGAGTTAACATATGAG CAGCTACTTGCATTGGAGACGAACTTGCTGTTTAGCGGCCTTAACTTCTTTGACCAGCATAGGGACATGAGACTGGATATAGATAGCATGTCCTATGAG GAATTACTAGCTCTTGAAGAGAGGATGGGCACTGTCAGCACAGCTCTGCCGGAGGAGGCAGTATCAAAGTGTCTTCAAAGAAGCATTTATCAAGGCATGCACTCGGAACTAGGGGCATTTGGAGGTGATGGGGATGAAGCTGAGATCAAATGCAGTATTTGTCAG GAGGATTATGTGATTGGAGATGAAATCGGAAAGTTGGAATGCAAGCATGGTTATCACATGGAATGTGTACAACAATGGTTAAAGCACAAGAATTGGTGCCCAATCTGCAAGACATCAGCAGCAGCTTCATCAAAGCTAACAACAGCACCATCTTAG
- the LOC125878493 gene encoding uncharacterized protein LOC125878493 isoform X2: MDVYSGKRAKNGLVAPRRGLRDTADSRDEDVQLRSRLECSGRLNHLKSSCVGTKEKSRSFKPTSNASNGKDVVGSSSRTSSVLSVRNAREGSHIKSFSQVGNDQSEISSLNGVPEVTEQIQSSPEYQLNISSAARDTRSSKARSTEARHSSGTSSGKPRKIVCHKSGSYNQHTPMHASVSSQSKAIDSGKRPCSSGAGYGLRNLKCKSISDVLPNNCSTSESRFSRRDMVKRRNTEGESSSSAKGKKNTKASQREKHVTRQTRGISISESRSGRNLDYSVNNHALSVQTRRSMNVNSRFRGPVQDSLQTESSGLVQSLHRPETPDLNLESSSQLFTDGSSSSDFSSYSFPGNDIDDLPSVVPFTSAELGINRLMNHQALQRYNMDGVAQVLLALERMEADEELTYELLALETNLLFSGLNFFDQHRDMRLDIDSMSYEELLALEERMGTVSTALPEEAVSKCLQRSIYQGMHSELGAFGGDGDEAEIKCSICQEDYVIGDEIGKLECKHGYHMECVQQWLKHKNWCPICKTSAAASSKLTTAPS, from the exons ATGGATGTATATTCTGGCAAAAGAGCTAAAAATGGGCTTGTCGCGCCCAGAAGAGGTTTAAGGGATACTGCTGATAGCAGAGATGAAGATGTTCAGCTGCGCTCACGGCTTGAATGCAGTGGCCGGCTCAACCATTTGAAGAGCAGCTGTGTTGGAACTAAAGAGAAATCCAGATCATTTAAACCTACTTCTAATGCTTCGAATGGGAAGGATGTGGTTGGGAGTTCATCTAGGACATCTTCAGTGCTGAGTGTAAGAAACGCACGCGAGGGATCTCACATAAAATCTTTCTCTCAAGTTGGAAATGATCAGTCAGAAATTAGCTCTTTGAATGGTGTGCCAGAAGTTACAGAACAAATTCAGTCTTCGCCAGAGTATCAACTCAATATTAGTTCAGCAGCGAGAGACACTAGATCAAGCAAAGCTAGATCGACAGAAGCAAGACACTCTAGTGGAACATCCAGTGGTAAACCTCGTAAAATAGTTTGTCACAAGTCTGGTTCTTACAATCAACATACTCCAATGCATGCCTCTGTTTCTTCACAATCTAAAGCCATTGATTCTGGAAAGCGGCCCTGTAGCAGTGGGGCTGGATATGGGTTGAGAAATCTAAAATGTAAGTCCATATCAGATGTCCTCCCAAATAATTGTTCGACATCGGAATCAAGATTTAGTAGAAGGGACATggtaaaaagaagaaataccgAAGGTGAAAGTAGTTCATCTGCTAAAGGGAAGAAAAATACCAAGGCTTCACAGAGAGAAAAGCATGTCACTCGTCAAACTCGTGGAATCTCCATCTCTGAGTCAAGAAGTGGCAGAAATTTGGATTATAGTGTGAATAATCATGCTTTGTCAGTTCAGACCCGCAGGTCAATGAATGTGAATTCTAGGTTTAGGGGTCCAGTACAAGATTCATTGCAAACTGAGTCCTCTGGCTTAGTCCAAAGTTTACATCGGCCTGAAACGCCAGATCTCAATCTGGAGTCATCAAGCCAATTGTTCACAGATGGCTCTTCATCAAGTGATTTTAGTTCTTATAGTTTTCCTGGAAATGATATTGATGATTTACCCAGTGTAGTGCCCTTCACTTCTGCCGAACTAGGTATTAACCGATTAATGAACCACCAAGCCTTACAGCGATATAACATGGATGGAGTTGCTCAG GTATTATTGGCACTTGAGAGAATGGAAGCAGATGAAGAGTTAACATATGAG CTACTTGCATTGGAGACGAACTTGCTGTTTAGCGGCCTTAACTTCTTTGACCAGCATAGGGACATGAGACTGGATATAGATAGCATGTCCTATGAG GAATTACTAGCTCTTGAAGAGAGGATGGGCACTGTCAGCACAGCTCTGCCGGAGGAGGCAGTATCAAAGTGTCTTCAAAGAAGCATTTATCAAGGCATGCACTCGGAACTAGGGGCATTTGGAGGTGATGGGGATGAAGCTGAGATCAAATGCAGTATTTGTCAG GAGGATTATGTGATTGGAGATGAAATCGGAAAGTTGGAATGCAAGCATGGTTATCACATGGAATGTGTACAACAATGGTTAAAGCACAAGAATTGGTGCCCAATCTGCAAGACATCAGCAGCAGCTTCATCAAAGCTAACAACAGCACCATCTTAG